In a single window of the Gossypium hirsutum isolate 1008001.06 chromosome D02, Gossypium_hirsutum_v2.1, whole genome shotgun sequence genome:
- the LOC107910486 gene encoding G-type lectin S-receptor-like serine/threonine-protein kinase At1g34300 encodes MKMSKLSFFLLYLHCLFAISSSSTIIPLGSTLQASNRNQSWSSPNASFSLSFVPVTPSSFMAAITYYAGDVIVWSASNGSNGTGDGASLVVDSGGTLNLLPSGALRLTNGSGAVVWDSATANRGVSHASIDDLGNFQLLNNESAPIWSSFQNPTDTLVPSQNFTVGKILRSGSYSLTLGRSGNLTLNWNGTIEYWSLGFNSSINGNLTSPRFMLQSNGILVGLDPSFARGMINMAYSTDYGEGDDVFRFLRMDNDGNLRIYSTSESSGNITPTWAAVTDQCQVYGFCGNMGVCGYKDSNPVCGCPSQNFYPVDEHDGRKGCRRKVEIEDCPGDVTMLQLEHTKFLTYPPEVNDQTFIVGTVACRMNCLVSGSCIGSTLVADGSGICYMKTTDFISGYQGAVLPSTSFLKVCGQAVPNPSSYLDTSGKDNDSRLHAMVIIVVVLVTLLSLFAIVTGFWCWFYGGSEKSRRISAQYELVDYASGAPVKFSYKELQQSTKAFSERLGEGGFGAVYKGTLGNRMVVAVKQLEGIEQGEMQFRMEVATISSTHHLNLVRLVGFCSDGRHRLLVYEFLRNGSLDKFLFTSNDQSGKLLTWENRFNIALGTGRGITYLHEECRDCIIHCDIKPENILLDEGYTAKVSDFGLAKLMKPKDHRHLSLASIRGTRGYLAPEWLANHPLTSKCDVYSYGMVLLEIVSGRRNFEVSPETDGKKFSLWAYSEFEKGHIEAIVDKRIKDVDSEEVERAIMVSFWCIQEQPSQRPMMGKVVQMLEGVIDIEMPPAPKLVAEGLSSGTTMTVNSDVSGLSTYAASNPAPSSSSSFMNIGASPPTPEREMGKESSSLLGSK; translated from the coding sequence ATGAAAATGTCTAAGCTCTCTTTTTTTCTCCTTTACCTCCATTGTCTCTTCGCCATTTCTTCATCTTCTACCATCATACCTTTAGGTTCAACTCTTCAAGCTTCAAATAGAAACCAATCATGGTCGTCACCCAATGCCAGTTTCTCACTTTCTTTCGTTCCCGTTACTCCCTCTTCTTTTATGGCTGCCATCACTTACTATGCCGGTGATGTTATTGTATGGTCAGCTAGTAATGGCAGCAATGGCACTGGTGATGGAGCTTCTCTTGTTGTCGACTCTGGTGGGACTTTAAATTTGCTCCCCAGTGGAGCCCTCCGTTTAACTAATGGCTCCGGTGCCGTTGTTTGGGACTCTGCTACTGCTAACAGAGGTGTTTCACATGCGTCTATtgatgatttaggcaactttcaGCTCCTCAATAATGAAAGTGCTCCAATATGGTCCTCGTTCCAGAACCCGACAGATACCTTGGTTCCTTCACAGAATTTCACCGTTGGTAAGATTTTACGCTCCGGATCTTACTCCTTAACTCTTGGTCGATCAGGTAACCTTACTTTGAACTGGAATGGCACTATTGAATACTGGAGTTTAGGGTTCAACTCATCCATCAATGGGAATTTGACGTCACCTAGGTTTATGTTGCAGTCTAATGGGATTTTGGTAGGTTTAGATCCTTCGTTTGCTCGTGGAATGATTAATATGGCATATAGTACTGATTATGGTGAAGGTGATGATGTGTTTAGGTTTTTGAGGATGGATAATGATGGTAATTTGAGAATTTACAGCACTAGTGAGAGCAGTGGGAATATAACCCCGACATGGGCGGCTGTAACTGATCAGTGTCAGGTTTACGGATTCTGCGGCAACATGGGGGTTTGCGGTTACAAAGATTCGAATCCGGTTTGTGGATGTCCATCTCAGAATTTTTATCCTGTTGATGAACATGATGGTAGAAAAGGATGCAGGAGGAAAGTGGAGATTGAGGATTGTCCTGGGGATGTTACCATGTTGCAATTAGAACATACCAAGTTCTTAACTTATCCTCCAGAGGTTAACGATCAGACATTCATTGTTGGAACTGTAGCTTGTAGGATGAATTGTCTTGTCAGTGGTTCTTGCATTGGTTCCACTTTAGTAGCTGATGGAAGTGGGATTTGTTATATGAAAACGACTGATTTCATTAGTGGTTACCAGGGTGCGGTTCTTCCGAGCACCTCTTTCTTGAAAGTTTGTGGACAAGCGGTTCCTAATCCATCATCTTACTTGGATACATCCGGGAAGGATAACGATTCGCGGTTGCATGCGATGGTCATTATCGTCGTGGTTTTGGTCACCCTTTTGTCTTTGTTTGCAATCGTGACTGGTTTTTGGTGCTGGTTTTACGGCGGTAGCGAAAAATCAAGGCGTATATCAGCTCAATACGAACTTGTTGATTATGCATCTGGCGCACCAGTGAAGTTCTCATACAAGGAGCTGCAACAGTCTACAAAGGCGTTCTCGGAGAGGCTTGGAGAAGGTGGTTTTGGGGCTGTTTACAAAGGAACACTGGGTAATAGAATGGTGGTTGCCGTGAAACAACTCGAGGGAATCGAGCAGGGTGAGATGCAATTCAGGATGGAAGTTGCAACTATTAGCAGTACACACCATCTGAATTTGGTGAGATTGGTGGGGTTCTGCTCTGATGGGCGTCACAGGCTACTAGTGTATGAATTCTTGAGAAATGGTTCACTTGACAAGTTCCTTTTTACGTCGAATGACCAGTCCGGAAAATTGTTGACTTGGGAAAATCGATTCAACATTGCTCTTGGAACGGGTAGGGGAATCACCTACCTTCATGAGGAATGTCGAGACTGCATAATCCACTGCGATATAAAACCAGAAAACATTCTGTTGGATGAAGGTTACACTGCCAAAGTGTCGGATTTCGGCCTTGCAAAGCTTATGAAGCCAAAGGATCATAGGCACTTGTCATTGGCAAGCATCAGAGGGACTAGAGGATACTTGGCACCAGAGTGGCTTGCAAATCATCCACTAACCTCAAAGTGTGATGTTTATAGCTATGGGATGGTTTTATTAGAAATAGTGAGTGGAAGAAGGAACTTCGAGGTCTCACCGGAAACAGACGGTAAAAAGTTCTCCCTATGGGCTTATTCGGAGTTTGAAAAGGGTCACATTGAGGCCATTGttgataaaagaataaaagatgtTGATAGTGAGGAAGTCGAAAGGGCAATTATGGTGAGCTTTTGGTGCATACAGGAACAACCATCCCAAAGGCCAATGATGGGAAAAGTGGTGCAGATGTTAGAAGGGGTCATCGATATTGAGATGCCACCAGCTCCAAAACTGGTTGCTGAAGGCTTGAGCAGTGGAACAACCATGACTGTAAACAGTGATGTGAGTGGTCTGTCAACATATGCAGCATCCAACCCTGCTCCCTCTTCATCGTCTTCATTCATGAACATAGGAGCTTCGCCTCCAACACCAGAGAGGGAAATGGGGAAGGAATCTTCTTCCTTACTAGGCTCAAAGTGA
- the LOC107910485 gene encoding 60S ribosomal protein L30 isoform X1 → MVAAKKTKKTHESINNRLALVMESGKYTLGYKTVVKSLRSSKGKLIIIANNCPPLRKSEIEYYAMLCKVGVHHYNGMKELKQVQELFSQAADNCLNLKKPD, encoded by the exons ATGGTTGCAGCCAAGAAGACC AAGAAGACCCATGAGAGCATTAACAACAGATTGGCTCTCGTTATGGAAAGTGGGAAATACACTTTGGGTTACAAAACTGTTGTCAAATCTCTCAGAAGCTCCAAAG GTAAGTTGATTATTATTGCCAACAACTGCCCTCCTCTTAGGAAGTCGGAGATCGAGTATTATGCCATGTTGTGCAAAGTTGGAGTTCACCACTACAATGGAA TGAAGGAACTGAAACAGGTTCAGGAGTTATTCAGTCAAGCAGCAGATAATTGTCTCAACTTGAAGAAACCAGATTAA
- the LOC107910485 gene encoding 60S ribosomal protein L30 isoform X2, which translates to MVAAKKTKKTHESINNRLALVMESGKYTLGYKTVVKSLRSSKGKLIIIANNCPPLRKSEIEYYAMLCKVGVHHYNGS; encoded by the exons ATGGTTGCAGCCAAGAAGACC AAGAAGACCCATGAGAGCATTAACAACAGATTGGCTCTCGTTATGGAAAGTGGGAAATACACTTTGGGTTACAAAACTGTTGTCAAATCTCTCAGAAGCTCCAAAG GTAAGTTGATTATTATTGCCAACAACTGCCCTCCTCTTAGGAAGTCGGAGATCGAGTATTATGCCATGTTGTGCAAAGTTGGAGTTCACCACTACAATGGAA GCTGA